In Trifolium pratense cultivar HEN17-A07 linkage group LG7, ARS_RC_1.1, whole genome shotgun sequence, a genomic segment contains:
- the LOC123899209 gene encoding protein BPS1, chloroplastic-like, with product MEASSLNTKSNFHGRSISLPSRPHPLILKCNEHLDTLLKAFNETSSSSLCHKIDGLRDLIECVEKLIQLPLTQDALVHEHQENWVNNLLDGSLRLLDVCSSAKDALIHTKECTRELQSIIRRKRGGEVEIATEAKKFLTSRKIVKKAIAKTLANLKGNTKSCNLLSTNKDYQTVVLINLLHDVEVATLSTFETILQFISGATQSKSNSWGSLSKLIQPKRVACSLLTDESEFGQVDVALQYFVLNKTRKLEAINDLQNHLEKTESCIQDLEEGLEFLFRRLIKIRVSLLNVLNN from the coding sequence atggaagcCTCTTCTTTGAACACAAAATCCAATTTCCACGGTCGCTCAATCAGCTTGCCCTCTAGACCACACCCGCTCATTCTTAAATGCAATGAACATTTAGACACCTTATTAAAGGCTTTCAATGAAACCTCGTCATCTTCGCTTTGCCATAAGATTGATGGCTTGCGAGATTTGATCGAGTGTGTTGAAAAATTGATTCAGCTTCCACTAACACAAGATGCACTTGTCCATGAACATCAAGAAAATTGGGTTAATAACCTTTTGGATGGATCCTTAAGGCTATTAGATGTATGCAGTTCAGCCAAAGATGCTTTAATCCACACAAAAGAGTGTACAAGGGAACTTCAATCCATCATAAGACGAAAAAGAGGAGGTGAAGTGGAAATCGCGACAGAAGCTAAGAAATTCTTGACATCTAGAAAGATAGTTAAAAAGGCTATTGCCAAAACATTGGCAAATTTGAAGGGCAATACCAAAAGTTGCAACTTGTTATCTACAAACAAAGATTATCAAACAGTTGTTTTGATTAACTTATTACACGATGTTGAAGTGGCTACACTATCGACATTTGAGACAATATTGCAATTTATCTCAGGAGCCACACAGTCAAAGTCAAACAGTTGGGGTTCCCTTTCGAAACTAATTCAGCCGAAAAGAGTTGCTTGCTCACTATTGACAGATGAAAGTGAATTTGGTCAAGTGGATGTAGCATTGCAGTATTTTGTATTGAACAAAACTAGAAAACTTGAAGCCATCAATGATCTGCAAAATCATTTGGAGAAAACAGAATCATGCATTCAAGACCTCGAAGAAGGGCTTGAGTTTCTATTTAGGCGTCTCATTAAAATCAGAGTCTCACTTCTTAATGTCCTCAACAATTAG
- the LOC123899210 gene encoding uncharacterized protein LOC123899210: protein MAASPLNTKSNFHGRSISLPSRPHPLILKCNEHLDTLLKASNETSSSSLCHKIDGLRDLIECVEKLIQLPLTQDALAHEHQENWVNNLLDGSLRLLDVCSSAKDALIHTKECTRELQSIIRRKRGGEVEIATEAKKFLTSRKIVKKAISKTLANLKTNTKNCNILSTNKDHQTVVLINLLQDVEVATLSTFETILQFISGTTALKSNTWLSISKLIQPKRVSCSLVAEESEFAQVDVALQSFVFSKTSKLEEVNDLQNNLEKMELCIQDFEEGLEFLFRRLIKIRVSILNILNH from the coding sequence atggcagCCTCTCCTTTAAACACAAAATCCAATTTCCACGGTCGCTCAATCAGCTTGCCCTCTAGACCACACCCACTCATTCTTAAATGCAATGAACATTTAGACACCTTATTAAAGGCTTCCAATGAAACCTCGTCATCTTCGCTTTGCCATAAGATTGATGGTTTGCGAGATTTGATCGAGTGTGTTGAAAAATTGATTCAGCTTCCACTAACACAAGATGCACTTGCCCACGAGCATCAAGAAAATTGGGTAAATAACCTTTTGGATGGATCCTTAAGGCTATTAGATGTATGCAGTTCAGCCAAAGATGCTTTAATCCACACAAAAGAATGCACAAGGGAACTTCAATCCATCATAAGACGAAAAAGAGGAGGTGAAGTGGAAATCGCTACAGAAGCTAAGAAATTCTTGACATCTAGAAAGATAGTGAAAAAGGCTATTTCCAAAACACTGGCAAATTTAAAGACCAATACCAAAAATTGCAACATCTTATCTACAAACAAAGATCATCAAACAGTTGTTTTGATTAACTTACTACAAGATGTTGAAGTGGCTACACTATCTACATTTGAGACAATACTACAATTTATCTCAGGGACCACAGCGTTGAAGTCGAACACTTGGCTTTCTATTTCCAAACTAATTCAGCCAAAAAGAGTTTCTTGCTCACTTGTGGCAGAAGAGAGTGAATTTGCACAGGTGGATGTAGCATTGCAGTCCTTTGTTTTTAGCAAGACTAGCAAACTTGAAGAAGTGAATGATCTTCAAAACAACTTGGagaaaatggaattgtgcattCAGGACTTTGAAGAAGGCCTTGAGTTTCTGTTTAGGCGTCTCATTAAAATTAGAGTTTCAATTCTTAATATTCTCAACCATTAA
- the LOC123899731 gene encoding uncharacterized protein LOC123899731: MATTYVQDDTVDPSFKNIQGLNLDDKRTQAILLRTKGFAKNYPRMDKTEMFTAYECSSISIYLNGTKPGFNTTKHEVDHILSVSYQIFRDYCALMCHGLQGVTENLTFNCKTGEVCPLMKKHKKTARTFYAVHRSTIQNFDLLRSIFLYTWDQYFGEEGVCPCVEVGGDLLAIANDPPVNTSTSGDGLLNPYSDVGDVPRVIADDPPMNTSTFGDGLNPYSDVGDVQRVIANDPPVNNSVLQQTNKRTHDDTEKDSSSDSEVRILKLYVASTPPDTEHNVG; the protein is encoded by the exons atgGCAACAACTTATGTTCAAGATGACACC GTTGATCCATCGTTCAAAAATATACAAGGATTGAATCTTGATGATAAAAGAACCCAAGCGATTCTTCTAAGGACGAAAGGCTTTGCAAAAAATTATCCAAGAATGGACAAAACTGAAATGTTTACTGCTTACGAATGTTCATCGATTAGCATATATTTGAATGGGACAAAACCGGGCTTTAATACCACGAAACACGAG GTTGACCACATTTTGAgtgtttcatatcaaattttcaGAGACTATTGTGCTTTAATGTGTCATGGATTACAAGGAGTTACCGAAAATTTAACATTCAATTGTAAAACTGGTGAGGTTTGTCCACTAATGAAAAAACATAAG AAGACTGCACGGACTTTTTATGCTGTTCACCGATCCACCATTCAAAATTTTGATCTATTGAGATCAATCTTTCTTTACACATGGGATCAGTATTTTGGGGAAGAGGGTGTTTGTCCATGTGTTGAGGTCGGTGGTGATCTACTTGCAATAGCCAATGATCCCCCCGTAAACACATCTACTTCTGGAGATGGTCTTCTCAATCCATATAGTGATGTTGGTGATGTTCCGCGTGTGATAGCTGATGATCCCCCCATGAACACATCTACTTTTGGAGATGGTCTTAATCCATATAGTGATGTTGGTGATGTTCAGCGTGTGATTGCCAATGATCCCCCGGTAAATAATAGTGTACTTCAGCAAACAAATAAG CGTACTCATGATGACACTGAGAAGGATAGTTCAAGTGATTCCGAGGTGAGAATACTGAAACTG TATGTTGCAAGTACTCCACCTGACACCGAACACAATGTTGGTTGA
- the LOC123899211 gene encoding uncharacterized protein LOC123899211 codes for MAASSPLNTKSTNSHGRSNSLPSRPHPLILKCNEHLDTLLRSSNGTSSSLLCNKIDGLRDLIECVENLIQLPLTQDALVHEHQENWVNNLLDGSLRLLDVCSAAKDALIHTKECTRELKSIIRRRGGGLELTAEAKKFLTARKIVKKAISKALTNLKGNTKNCNIIATNKDHQTMVLINLLQDVEVATLSTFETILQFIAGTTPLKSNTWISISKLIQPKRVSCSLVAEESEFAQVDVALQSFVFSKTSKFEEVNDLQNNLEKMELCIQDFEEGLEFLFRRLIKIRVSILNILNH; via the coding sequence atggcAGCTTCTTCTCCTTTGAACACAAAATCCACCAATTCGCATGGTCGATCAAACAGTTTGCCCTCTAGACCACATCCACTCATTCTTAAATGTAATGAACATTTAGACACCTTATTAAGGTCTTCCAATGGAACCTCATCATCATTGCTTTGCAATAAAATCGATGGCTTGCGAGATTTGATCGAGTGTGTTGAAAATTTGATTCAGCTTCCACTAACACAAGATGCACTTGTCCATGAACATCAAGAAAATTGGGTTAATAACCTTTTGGATGGATCCTTAAGGCTATTAGATGTGTGTAGTGCAGCCAAAGATGCTTTAATTCACACAAAAGAATGCACAAGGGAACTTAAATCCATCATAAGAAGAAGGGGAGGTGGATTGGAACTCACTGCAGAAGCTAAGAAATTCTTGACAGCTAGGAAGATAGTTAAAAAGGCCATCTCAAAAGCCTTGACAAATTTGAAGGGAAATACCAAAAATTGCAACATCATAGCTACAAACAAAGATCATCAAACAATGGTTTTGATTAACTTATTACAAGATGTTGAAGTGGCTACACTATCTACATTTGAGACAATACTACAATTTATCGCAGGGACCACACCGTTGAAGTCGAACACTTGGATTTCTATTTCCAAACTAATTCAGCCAAAAAGAGTTTCTTGCTCACTTGTGGCAGAAGAGAGTGAATTTGCACAGGTGGATGTAGCATTGCAGTCCTTTGTTTTTAGCAAGACTAGCAAATTTGAAGAAGTGAATGATCTTCAAAACAACTTGGagaaaatggaattgtgcattCAGGACTTTGAAGAAGGCCTTGAGTTTCTGTTTAGGCGTCTCATTAAAATTAGAGTTTCAATTCTTAATATTCTCAACCATTAA
- the LOC123899212 gene encoding uncharacterized protein LOC123899212 has translation MATSPLNTKSNFHGRSISLPSRPHPLILKCNDHLDTLLKASNETSSSSLCHKIDGLRDLIECVENLIQLPLTQDALVHEHQENWVNNLLDGSLRLLDVCSSSKDALIHTKECTRELQSIIRRKRGGEVEIATEAKKFLTSRKIVKKAIAKTLANLKGNTKSCNMLSTNKDHQTVVLINLLQDVEVATLSTFQTILQFISGATQSKSNSWSSISKLIQPKRVACSLLTDESEFGQVDVALQSFVLNKTRKLEAINDLQNHLEKTESCIQDLEEGLEFLFRRLIKIRFSLLNVLNN, from the coding sequence atggcaaCCTCTCCTTTGAACACAAAATCCAATTTCCATGGTCGCTCAATCAGTTTGCCCTCTAGACCACACCCACTCATTCTTAAATGCAATGACCATTTAGACACCTTATTAAAGGCTTCCAATGAAACCTCATCATCTTCACTTTGCCATAAGATTGATGGCTTGCGAGATTTGATTGAGTGTGTTGAAAATTTGATTCAGCTTCCACTAACTCAAGATGCACTTGTTCATGAACATCAAGAAAATTGGGTTAATAACCTTTTGGATGGATCCTTAAGGCTATTAGATGTATGCAGTTCATCCAAAGATGCTTTAATCCACACAAAAGAGTGTACAAGGGAACTTCAATCCATCATAAGACGAAAAAGAGGAGGTGAAGTGGAAATCGCGACAGAAGCTAAGAAATTCTTGACATCTAGAAAGATAGTTAAAAAGGCTATTGCCAAAACATTGGCAAATTTGAAGGGCAataccaaaagttgcaacatgTTATCTACAAACAAAGATCATCAAACAGTTGTTTTGATTAACTTATTACAAGATGTTGAAGTGGCTACACTATCAACATTTCAGACAATATTGCAGTTTATCTCAGGAGCCACACAATCAAAGTCAAACAGCTGGAGTTCCATTTCAAAGCTAATTCAGCCGAAAAGAGTTGCTTGCTCGCTATTGACAGATGAAAGTGAATTTGGTCAAGTGGATGTAGCATTGCAGTCTTTTGTATTGAACAAAACTAGAAAACTTGAAGCCATCAATGATCTGCAAAATCATTTGGAGAAAACAGAATCATGCATTCAAGACCTCGAAGAAGGGCTTGAGTTTCTATTTAGGCGTCTTATTAAAATCAGATTCTCACTTCTTAATGTCCTCAACAATTAG
- the LOC123899733 gene encoding putative pentatricopeptide repeat-containing protein At1g12700, mitochondrial, with the protein MSFSVLSHGGAAFSASNNFNFRRHFYSHAHSSNSKIHQNPVVVNVDDDDDSSFNRMLLDTNSVFEVGKMLGSLVRKNKFHTAISLYHQMEESKGIQPNFVTLNILLNCFCQLGQLNFAFSVLAKILKLGYHPNTITITTLLKGMCLSGQVNKALDFHDDVIAKGFRLNQVSYGILIDGLCKKGETKAALQLLRRIDALMVEPNVVMYTTVIHSLCKDKLVSDAFHLYSEMIVKNIYPNVVTYNALIYGLCIVGQFKEAVGLLNEMLLKNNISPDVFTFTVLIDALSKEGEMRKARNVLAIMIKQGVKPNVVTYNSLIDGYFLVKQVNKATYVFNTIARTEVKPNVCTYNVMINGLCKNKMVDEAMNLFKEMHLKNMSPDTITYSSLIDGLCKSWRISDVWYLLDEMHDRGLRADVITYNSIFDALCKNHQVDKAIELLAKIKDQGIQLDMYTYTIFVDGLCKNGRLKDALEIYHDLLNKGYHFDVTMYTVLINGLCKEGLLDEALFLMSKMEDNGCTPNGITYTTLIHALSKNEKAVKLHREMIARDLL; encoded by the coding sequence aTGTCATTTTCAGTGTTAAGTCACGGTGGTGCTGCTTTTTCTGCTTCCAACAATTTCAATTTTCGTCGCCACTTTTACTCTCATGCTCATTCCTCCAATtccaaaatacatcaaaatccTGTTGTTGttaatgttgatgatgatgatgattcttcATTCAATCGAATGCTCCTCGATACCAACTCCGTCTTCGAAGTTGGTAAGATGTTAGGTTCCCTTGTTAGAAAGAACAAGTTTCATACTGCTATTTCACTCTATCATCAAATGGAAGAATCCAAAGGAATTCAACCTAACTTTGTTACTTTGAACATCTTGCTCAATTGTTTCTGCCAACTAGGTCAactcaattttgcattttcTGTATTAGCTAAAATTCTAAAGCTAGGTTATCACCCTAATACAATAACAATCACTACACTTTTGAAAGGCATGTGTCTTAGTGGTCAGGTTAATAAAGCATTGGATTTTCATGACGACGTTATAGCAAAGGGATTTCGCCTTAATCAAGTTAGTTATGGAATCTTGATTGATGGCTTATGTAAAAAAGGAGAAACAAAAGCTGCCCTGCAGTTGCTTAGAAGGATTGACGCGTTAATGGTTGAACCGAATGTTGTAATGTACACCACAGTCATTCATAGTCTTTGCAAGGATAAACTTGTGAGTGATGCCTTTCATTTATATTCTGAAATGATTGTCAAGAATATTTATCCTAATGTTGTCACTTACAATGCTTTGATATATGGCCTTTGCATTGTGGGTCAATTCAAAGAAGCTGTTGGTTTGTTAAATGAAATGTTGTTGAAAAACAACATCAGCCCGGATGTTTTTACTTTTACTGTACTGATTGATGCTTTATCTAAGGAAGGAGAGATGAGAAAAGCTAGAAATGTCTTAGCTATTATGATAAAACAAGGCGTGAAACCAAATGTTGTTACTTATAATTCTTTAATAGATGGGTATTTTTTGGTTAAACAAGTGAACAAGGCCACATATGTATTCAACACTATTGCTCGAACGGAAGTGAAACCAAATGTTTGTACCTACAATGTCATGATTAATGGATTATGCAAGAATAAAATGGTGGATGAAGCCATGAATCTCTTCAAAGAAATGCATTTAAAAAACATGTCTCCTGATACTATAACATACAGTTCGCTTATTGATGGGCTTTGCAAATCGTGGAGAATCTCTGATGTTTGGTATCTTCTTGATGAGATGCATGATAGAGGTCTACGTGCTGATGTGATCACTTACAATTCTATATTTGATGCTTTGTGCAAAAATCATCAGGTTGACAAAGCAATTGAATTATTAGCGAAGATCAAAGACCAAGGAATTCAGCTAGATATGTATACATACACTATATTTGTTGATGGACTATGCAAAAATGGAAGACTTAAGGATGCACTAGAGATTTATCACGATCTTTTGAATAAAGGCTACCATTTTGATGTGACGATGTATACTGTTCTGATTAATGGGCTTTGTAAAGAGGGTTTGCTTGATGAAGCATTGTTCTTAATGTCAAAAATGGAAGATAACGGTTGCACCCCTAACGGCATAACTTACACAACTCTTATTCATGCTCTGTCAAAAAATGAGAAGGCGGTGAAACTTCATCGTGAAATGATTGCTAGAGATCTTTTATAA
- the LOC123899213 gene encoding coiled-coil domain-containing protein 115-like isoform X1, whose protein sequence is MEEDRRKDDEDNKLALQFMDSLHNYLSLTHSLSSTLRQGWLELASAKHSMGTSRVNTSVLDLKSHSASTTLKITENDDGTQPQFTLQKWVSSEHESTKLEDKNEHAQDSDTKSSATEATLTKNLTGLADNDEVRKERDKSLSVFGVLISPKLRATQLSFEKALETLIDIANMRSSVLNSFNQLHKEVEDTKE, encoded by the exons ATGGAAGAAGATAGAAGAAAAGATGATGAAGACAACAAACTCGCTTTGCAATTTATGGATTCACTTCATAACTATCTATCCCTAACTCATTCTTTATCCTCCACACTTCGACAG GGATGGCTAGAGCTAGCAAGTGCTAAGCATTCTATGGGTACTTCGCGCGTTAATACTTCTGTATTGGACCTTAAATCCCATTCAGCTTCTACAACATTGAAGATAACCGAAAATGATGATG GTACACAACCGCAATTCACGTTGCAGAAATGGGTGTCCTCTGAACATGAAAGTACTAAGTTGGAAGACAAGAATGAGCATGCACAAGATAGTGATACGAAATCGTCCG CTACTGAGGCAACCCTTACTAAGAACTTAACTGGACTTGCAGATAATGACGAA GTTCGAAAGGAGCGAGACAAGTCCTTGTCGGTTTTTGGAGTTTTGATTTCGCCAAAGCTTCGGGCCACCCAGCTGTCATTCGAGAAAG CACTAGAGACACTCATTGATATAGCAAATATGCGATCATCAGTGTTAAACTCTTTTAACCAACTTCATAAAGAGGTGGAAGATACCAAAGAATGA
- the LOC123899213 gene encoding coiled-coil domain-containing protein 115-like isoform X2: MEEDRRKDDEDNKLALQFMDSLHNYLSLTHSLSSTLRQGWLELASAKHSMGTSRVNTSVLDLKSHSASTTLKITENDDGTQPQFTLQKWVSSEHESTKLEDKNEHAQDSDTKSSDNDEVRKERDKSLSVFGVLISPKLRATQLSFEKALETLIDIANMRSSVLNSFNQLHKEVEDTKE; the protein is encoded by the exons ATGGAAGAAGATAGAAGAAAAGATGATGAAGACAACAAACTCGCTTTGCAATTTATGGATTCACTTCATAACTATCTATCCCTAACTCATTCTTTATCCTCCACACTTCGACAG GGATGGCTAGAGCTAGCAAGTGCTAAGCATTCTATGGGTACTTCGCGCGTTAATACTTCTGTATTGGACCTTAAATCCCATTCAGCTTCTACAACATTGAAGATAACCGAAAATGATGATG GTACACAACCGCAATTCACGTTGCAGAAATGGGTGTCCTCTGAACATGAAAGTACTAAGTTGGAAGACAAGAATGAGCATGCACAAGATAGTGATACGAAATCGTCCG ATAATGACGAA GTTCGAAAGGAGCGAGACAAGTCCTTGTCGGTTTTTGGAGTTTTGATTTCGCCAAAGCTTCGGGCCACCCAGCTGTCATTCGAGAAAG CACTAGAGACACTCATTGATATAGCAAATATGCGATCATCAGTGTTAAACTCTTTTAACCAACTTCATAAAGAGGTGGAAGATACCAAAGAATGA